In the Natronoglycomyces albus genome, GTCGATGAAGCCTGGCCCTTGAGCGACTATCAAACAGTTTTCGCCACCGAACCCGGAAGTGCCGAGATGCCCTCAGCGGGGCGTCCCTTCACCCCCGAGGTGGTCACGAAGCTCGTCTCAGCGGGAATCGGCATTCGGCCCGTCACCCTCCATACTGGCGTGTCGTCATTGGAGGGTCACGAACTCCCCTATCCCGAGCGTTTCGACGTACCTGATTACACCGCCCGGGCGGTGCGCTCAACCCGCGCCAACGGCGGACGTGTCATCGCCGTGGGAACCACGGTCGTTCGGGCGCTGGAATCCGCCGTCGATTCCACTGGAGAAGTTCAAGCAACTTCGGGCCTGACCAGTCATATCGTGACTCCCACGGTCGGAGTGCAAGCAGTAGACGGGCTGCTGACCGGATTGCACGAACCGGCATCAACTCATCTGGCCATGCTGGAGGCCATCAGCGATCACTCGATGCTCCACCGCAGCTACCGCGAAGCCATCGACCAACGCTATCTATGGCACGAGTTCGGGGACGTACATCTGATTCTTTGAAGACCATCCGAAATCCAGAAATGGCCCCCCGCGACCGCAGGCCGCCCTCCTCTCTGTCGAGGTCGGCGGCCTGCGGCTCCCTATCGAGATGAGGTGAAAAGATGGCCCTATGCCCGTTGACCCACTCACCGCTGCTCTACCGACGCCCCTCGAGGAGATAGCCGCCCCCTGGTTGGAAGACTCCGAGGTCCGCCTGCTGCTCAAAAGAGAGGACCTCATTCACCCTCTCCTACCGGGAAACAAGTGGCGCAAGCTGCGCTACAACCTCGAGACCGCGCGGACACAGGGACACGACACCTTGCTGACCTTCGGCGGGGCATACTCCAACCACATCAGGGCCGTAGCCGCCGCCGGTAAACTCGCAGGATTCGCCACAATCGGCGTTATTCGAGGAGAGGCACACGACCCACTCAACCCCTCGTTGCAATTCGCACACGACCAGGGCATGCAATTGACCTATCTCGACCGTGCGACGTACCGGCGCAAGCACGAGCCAGACGTCATCGACGCCCTTAACACCGAGTTCAAAGACTGCTATCTCATCCCTGAGGGTGGCAGCAACGCCCTGGCAGTCAAAGGCTGCGCCGAGATCCCAGGCGAAATCGCATCCGACTACGACCTCATCTGCTGCCCGGTCGGTACAGCTGGAACACTCGCGGGAATCGCCACCGGGCTACCGGAAGGAAAGCGCGCGCTGGGCTTCTCCGCCCTCAAAGGCGGCCACTTCCTCCACGACCAGACGGCTCGCCTGCAACTGGCGGCGACCGGCCAGGTACGGAACAACTGGAGCATCGCCACTGAGT is a window encoding:
- a CDS encoding S-adenosylmethionine:tRNA ribosyltransferase-isomerase, which encodes MTTIIPPALEFTLDPSLEASAPTEKRNSSRSDVRLLLSDSTAGKVSHHWFSQIPTLLRPGDLMVVNNSATVAASVPTSGGLLVHFSTELEKDVWLIELRQPHGHSHSPYAGGLTGDTLQLPGKTRLRLLEPYSSRLWRAHITGLDVLRLLERHGAPIRYSYVDEAWPLSDYQTVFATEPGSAEMPSAGRPFTPEVVTKLVSAGIGIRPVTLHTGVSSLEGHELPYPERFDVPDYTARAVRSTRANGGRVIAVGTTVVRALESAVDSTGEVQATSGLTSHIVTPTVGVQAVDGLLTGLHEPASTHLAMLEAISDHSMLHRSYREAIDQRYLWHEFGDVHLIL
- a CDS encoding 1-aminocyclopropane-1-carboxylate deaminase/D-cysteine desulfhydrase produces the protein MPVDPLTAALPTPLEEIAAPWLEDSEVRLLLKREDLIHPLLPGNKWRKLRYNLETARTQGHDTLLTFGGAYSNHIRAVAAAGKLAGFATIGVIRGEAHDPLNPSLQFAHDQGMQLTYLDRATYRRKHEPDVIDALNTEFKDCYLIPEGGSNALAVKGCAEIPGEIASDYDLICCPVGTAGTLAGIATGLPEGKRALGFSALKGGHFLHDQTARLQLAATGQVRNNWSIATEFHCGGYAKRNRELEEFINSFAEEHGIILEWVYVAKMLYGIRSMTKAGAFSPGTTIIALITG